One Actinomycetospora corticicola genomic window, GTCGACGAGGAACCCGCCGACGAGGGCGCCCACGACGCCGGCCGCCCACGGGGCGATGGAGAAGGCGCCGACCGCCTTGATGGACAGGCCGTAGGACGTCGAGAGGAACTGGGGCAGCCAGTACATGAAGCCCCAGAACATGAAACCCCACGAGAAGTAGCCGATCGCGCAGATCCACAGGTTCCGGTTCCGCAGGATCGCGCCCCAGTCGGTCCCGGTCGGGGCCTCGTGGCTCACCTCGGCCTCGCGCCCGGCGAGGATCAGGGCCCGCTCGGCGTCGTTGACCTGCGGGGCGTCCTCCGGCGCACTGCGGAGCAGGCCGATGGCCACGACGATCCAGAGCAGCCCGAGGCCGCCGATCACCCAGAACATCCCGCGCCAGCCGACGGCCCCGATGAGCTGCGTGAGCAGCGGACCGGCGATCAGGAGGCTGCCGGACACGGCGACCCCGCCGATGAGGGCGAGGGCGAAGCCACGCTCCGCGGCGGGCAGCCAGCGTCCCGCCGTCCGGGTGGCCGCGGGGAACGCCGGCGCCTCGGCGGCGCCGAGCACGATGCGGATGAGCAGGAGCCCGACGAACCCGCCCGCGAGGGGGACGAGCGCGGTGGTCAGCGAGAACAGGCCGACCGCCGTGATCAGGACCTTGCGCGGCCCGAACCGGTCCACGAGCGGACCGGAGAGGAACGCGAAGACCGCGTAGCCGATGGAGAAGACGCTCGAGACCACGCCGTACTGCGTGTCGGTGATCCCGAACTCGGTCTTGAAGGGCGTGACCGCGTAGGAGATCGCGCTGCGGTCGATGTAGTTGATGACGATGAGGGCGACGATCAGTCCGATCGTGACCCAGCGAAAGCGGGTGGGCATGGTCCTCACCTGTCCGGAGAATGTCGTTCCGCTGAAAGGAACAGCAGCCGAGTGGCGTTGGTGTGAAGAATGGCCGCGTCAGCGAGATCGGGTCAAGGCTCCCGGTAGAACCCGTGACACGGATTTCTCAATCGTTCCGCTGATAGGAACGTAATTCGGCGGCGAGGTCGCGTGGTGACAGATCCCCGCGCAGATCCCACACCCGGTCGGCGAGTTCGCGGGTCCCGCCGTTCATGGCGAACTTCGTCCCGTGCTCGGCAGGGGACAAGGGCCGGTACGGGCCACCGCGGTTGTCGCGCACCCGCTCGGTGAGCGTCTCCCCGGAGTGCAGATGGGCGGTCAGGACGGCGGGGAAGGCGCGGGGGAAGCCCGCGGTCGCCTCGTCGTCGGGAACGCACTCCACCCGGGAGGCGAGGTCGAGACGGGCCGGGTCGGCGGCCGCGGCGTCGGTGAAGTCGGCGTGCGAGACGCCGAGCCCGCCACGGTCGCCGGTGAGGGCCGCCGCGACGGTGTAGGGCCCGGAGAACGCCCCGTGGTAGCCGGAGCGCGGCCGGGCCTTCTCCTCCGGCGGCTCCGCGATCGTGCGCATCACGGGCGCCGGGATACCGAGGACGAGGCGCTCGACGTCGTCGGGACGGACCCCGCGGTCGCGCAGCGCGAGCGCGGCGTCGATCCCGGCGTGGGTGAAGTGGTTGCAGGGGTAGGGCTTGTAGAAGACGCGCAGGGTCTCCCAGCGCTCGCCGAGCCCCTCGGTGACCTCGTCGATGCGCACCCGGTCGCCGCAGAACGCCTGCAGGAAGCCGAACCGGCCCTCCAGGACGGTCGGGGGCCCGGTCAGCCCGTGGCGCGCGAGGTCCGCGGCGGCCACCCCGGCGTGGGCGGCCCAGCCGCAGTGCACGCGCTTGACGGTGCCCCCGGTCCGGTTGGCCTCGATGACCCCGGCGCCCATCGACGCGGCGATCCCGATGGTCGACGTGAGCTGCTCCGCGGAGAGCCCCCGCAGCATCCCGGCCGCGACCGCCGCGCCGACCGCACCGCAGATCGCCGTCGCGTGCTGGCCGTACTCGAAGAAGACGGAGTTGCCGAGCTCCTCGTCGTACCCGGCCATCCCGAGCCGACAGGTCAGCTCCACCCCGATCGCCGCGGCGTCGAGGAACGCGGGACCGCTCGCACCGACCGCCTCGGCCACCGCGAACGCCGCCGGCAGCACGGCGGCCGACGGGTGGAGCACCGACGGCAGGTGGGTGTCGTCGAAGTCGAGGGAGTGCGCCAGCGTGCCGTTGACCAGCGCGGCCGACGGCGCGGGCAGGCTCGAACCGTCCGCGAAGGAGGTCGACGTCCCGGTCCCGCCCCACTCGTCCACCACCGCCGAGACGATCCGCCCCGGCTCCTCGCGGCGGGCGCCCAGGCAGTTGCCGAGCAGGTCGACGGTGCGCGCGGCGAGGTCGTCGCGCAGCTCGGCGGGCAGCCCCTCGCGGGCCACGCGCGCGGCGAGGTCGGCGACCTGCTGGGCGGGGGTGCGCCCGTCGTCGTGAGGGGAGGATTCGAGCGCTCTTGTGGCGCGAGGGTTCCCCTCACGCGGCACGGAGGTGCTCACGCGACCACCGCCACCGGGCGCACGGGCGAACCGGTGCCGCCGACGATCCGCAGCGGCGCCATGACGAAGAGGAACTCGGTGAGGCCCTCGGCCGAGGCGTCCTCCAGCGCCAGGTGCTCGATGATGTGGATGCCGTGCTCGACGAGCAGGATCCGGTGCACGGGCAGCACCCGGTGGCCCGCGCCCGGCGGGATGCACTCGAACGCGGTGGTGTCCCCGCCGGCGGCGACCACGCCGCGCTCGGCGAGCCAGCGCGCGCCGCTCTCGTCGACCCCGGGCACGCCGTCGGCCTGCCCGAGGTAGGTGGGCGCGTCGCCGAAGTGGCGGGCCCAGCCGGTGCGCACCAGCGCGACATCCCCGCGGCGCGGTTCCGGGCCCGCCGCCGCCAGGTCCTCCGCCGTCACGGCCTCGCCCGGCGCGAGGGAGTCCACACCGCGGGCGGCGGCCACGTCGAGCAGTACCCCGCGCGTGATCATCGGCGGGATCGTCTCCGCGCCGTGCTCGCGGTGCACGCCGCCGACCTGCGCGTCGTGAGCTGCGACCCCGCCGTGGAGGCAGCCCTCGTGGCTGACGTGGGAGAGCGCGTCGACGTGGGTGCCGACGTGCCCACCGGTCACGATCATCTCGTTGGACGCGGACCCGCCGTCGGGACGGACCATGTCGCCGTGCCGGCGGATGAGCGTCATCCGGAAGCCGGGATGGTTCGGCGAGCAGGGCATGCCGGTGAACAGCGGCTGCCCGAGCTCGACGGTGCGCACGCCGCCGGCGATCGCGTCGAGCAGGGCACGGGTCGAGGTCGCGCTGGTCATCACGTCTCCTGGTTCTGGGCGAGCAGCGCCCGCGCGCCGGCGACGACGGCCGGGTCGACGAAGCGGCCGTCGGCGTCGAGGAAGGCGGTCTCGGTCGAGTCCTCCAGCGAGGCGAGCAGCGCCCGGGCGCGGGCGAGCTCGTCGGCGGAGGGGGTGAAGGCGCGGTGCACCACCGGCACCTGGCGGGGGTGGATCACCGAGCGGCCGTGGAAGCCGCGTTCCCGCGCGGACGCGGAGTCCGCGGCGAGGCCGGTGAGGTCGGCGACGTCGGTCCAGACCGGTGCGACCGGGCTCGCGAGACCCCCCGCCCGGCTCGCGACGACGACCCGCTGCCGCGCCCACTCCAGCGCCGTCCGGTCGCGGACGCGGAGGTCGGCGGCCAGGTCGGCCTCGCCGAGGGAGAGCCCGACGACGTCGTCGTGCGCCCTCGCGAGCTCGAACGCCCGCTCGACGCCGAGCGCCGACTCGAGCAGCAGGTGCAGCGGACGCCCGAGCGCCTGCGCCACGTCCGTCACGACGGCGGGGTCGGTCGCCTTGGGCACGCGGACGCCGTCGAGCGGCAGCCCGGCGAGCGCCTCGAGGTCGAGGCGACCCTCCTCGTCGTCGGGACGGTTCATCCGCACCCAGAGCGGTTTCGTGCTCGTCAGCCCGGCCAGCGCCTCCCGGGCCAGGACCTTGGACCCCACCGGCACGGCGTCCTCGAGGTCGACGACGACGGCCTCGGCGTCGCCGGCGAGGGCCTTCGCGACGAGGTCGGGCCGGTGGCCGGGGACGTAGAGCCAGCTCCGGGCGACCCCGTACCCGCTCACACCGCTCCCGCGGCGCGCAGCGCGGCGAGCCGGTCGGCGTCGACGCCGTGCTCGGCGAGGACCTCCGCGGTGTGCCGGCCGAGCGCCGGTCCGGCGGTGCGGATCGCGCCCGGGGTCTCGGAGAGGCGGAACGGGACGTTCTGGAAGCGGACCGGCCCGAGCTCGTCGTCGTCGACGGTGACGATGCTGCCCAGGGCGTCGTACTGCGGGTCGGCGAGCACGTCGGCCGCCGTGTAGATCGGCGCGACCGCCGCCTCGGCCTTCTCGAACGCCGCGACCACCTCGTCGCGGTCACGGGCGGCGATCCACGCACCGACGGCCTCGTCGAGCTCGTCGGCGTGCTGCGCGCGCGACCACCCTGCCGCGAACCACGGCTCGTCGATCAGCTCGGGTCGGCCGACCAGCCGCATGACGCGCTCCGCGATCGACTGCGCGCTCGTCGAGACCGCGACCCAGCGGCCGTCGGCGCACTCGTAGGTGTTGCGCGGCGCGTTGTTCGACGACCGGTTGCCGTGCCGGGGCTGGAGCTCGCCGAGCTGGTCGTAGGCGATGACCTGCGGCCCGAGCACCGTGAGGAGCGGCTCGATGATCGCCATGTCGACGTCCTGGCCGCGTCCGGTCTGCTCGCGGGCCCGCAACGCCGTCATGATCGCGAAGGCCGTGGTGAGCGCGGTGACGCCGTCGGCGAGGCCGAACGGGGGCAGGGTCGGCGGGCCGTCGGGCTCGCCGGTGATCGCGGCGAAGCCGCTCATGGCCTCGGCGAGCGTGCCGAAGCCCGGTCTGGAGGCGTACGGCCCGAACTGGCCGAAGCCCGTGACGCGGGCGAGGACGAGGCCGGGGTTGCGCTCGCGCAGGACATCCGGCCCGAGACCCCACCGCTCCAACGTGCCGGGGCGGAAGTTCTCGATGATCACGTCGGCGTCCGCCGCGAGCTCGCGGAACACCTCCTGCCCCTCCGGCGTGGAGAGCACGAGCGTGATCGAGCGCTTGTTGCGGCCGAGCATCTTCCACCACAGGCCGACGCCGTCCTTGGAGGCGCCGTGGGTGCGGCTCGGGTCGCCGCGGGGGTGCTCGATCTTGATGACGTCCGCGCCGTGGTCGCCGAGCAGGGTGGCGGCCAGCGGGCCGGCGAACAGGGTCGCGACGTCGAGGACCTTGAGTCCGGCGAGGGCTGTCATGCGGTCCTTTCCGGGCGCCGCGGGGCGGCGCCGAGACGGTGGGAGATGCGATCGGCCACGGCGACGACGCGCGGGGCGATCGCGGTGACGAACTCGTCGGTGACGCGGTAGCGGGGCCCGCACACCGAGATGGCGCCGAGCACCTCCCCGGAGACCCCGAACACCGGGGCCGCGACGGACCCGGCGTCGGCCTGGCGCTCGCCCATCGAGGCGGCGTAGCCGGCGGCGACGATCCGGTCGAGCTCGGGACGCAGCACGGCGGGGTCGACGACCGTGCCCGGCGTCAGGGACTCCAGCGGCTCGGCGAGGACCTGGTCGCGTTCCTCCGCGGAGAGGAACGCGAGCATGCACTTGCCCGAGCTGCCGGCGTGCAGCGGGAACCGCCGGCCCAGCTCGACGGTCATCTTGATCTCGTGGGTCCCGACGACCTGGTCGAGGTAGACGCGGCCGTGCGGCACCGGGGTGGAGAGCGTCGCGGTCTCGCGCGTCTCGTCACGCAGCTCGCGCAGGAGCGGCAGCGCGGCCTGGCGCAGGTCGGACTCGCGCAGGGCCCGTGCGCCGATCGCGGCCGCCGCCGGACCCAGCCGGTACTCGCGGGTGACCGGGTCGAGGGCCACCATCCCGCGCCCTGCGAGCGAGGTCAGGATCCGGTGCACCACCGCCTTGGAGAGGCCGAGCTCCCGCGCGATGTGCGAGACGCCCTGGCTCGACGGGCCGTCGACGAACAACAGCAGGACGTCCGCCACGCGGGCGGTCGCCTCGGTCCCACCGGTCTGCTCGGGCACCCGTACCTCCACCTCGTACCGCTGGACGAAACACAGCGTTCATCGTGGAGGCGGGCGGCGTCAAGTCCGTTGATCCCTGCCGTTGTGCTGGGCGGTCCGAGCTGCTCTCATGGGTCGAAGAGCGGAGAACGAGCATTGTTTCTCTGAGCGGAACGGAGGCCGGGATGGCGGACGTCGACCTGCTGGTGGCCGGCGCGGGCGGTGGTCTGGCCGGCGCCCTGCGGGCCGCCGAGCGGGGACTGCAGGTGGTGGTGGCCGAGGCCAACCCGCACTTCCGGCGGGGGAACAACACCGCGATGTCGACGGCGATGATCCCGGGCCCGGGCAGCCGCTTCCAGCGCGCCGCGGGTGTCGAGGACTCCCAAGAGCGCTTCCTCGCCGACGTGGCCGCGAAGACCCGCGGCGAGGCCGACCCCGTCGTCGCCAAGACCCTCGCCGGGGTCGGGGCCGAAGTCGTCGAGTGGCTCGCCGACCACGTGGGGCTGCCGGTCGAACTCGCCGCCGTCGACTACCCGGGCCACTCCGTGCGCCGCTGCCACACGCTGCCCGGCCACCACGGTTCGACGTTGCTGCGCGGGCTCGCCGACGCCGTCGAGGCGTCGTCGTCGATCGACCTGCTGGTCCCGGCGCGGCTGACCGGGCTGGAGCCGGTCCCGGTCTCGAGCGACGGTGCCCCTCGCTCGGAACGGCAGGAGTGGCGGGTCACGCTCACCCGTCCCGACGGCGGGTCGGAGCAGCTGACCGCCGCCGCCGTCCTGCTCGCGACGAACGGCTACGGCGCCTCGCCCGAACTCGTCGGCCGCCATCTCCCCGAGATCGCCGGGGCGGCCTACCACGGCAGCGAGTACTCGACCGGCGACGCGCTGCGGCTCGGCGGCGAGCTCGGTGCGGCGACCGGGTTCCTCGACGCCTACCAGGGCCACGCCGGGCTGTCGGCCGCCGCCCGGACGCTCGTGACCTGGACGACCGTCATGGCCGGCGGCATCGTCGTCGACGCCGACGGCCGCCGCTTCGGCGACGAGACCGTGGGCTACTCCGAGTACGCCGCGATGCTCGCCGCCCGGCCCGGCGCGCGCGGCTGGGCGGTGTTCGACGCCCGGATCGACGCGGCGACGCAGGGGTTCACCGACTACCGCGACGTCGTCGAGGCCGGCGCGGTGCGCTGGGGCGCGACGGTCCCCGAGCTCGCCGACCGGATCGGGGTCGACCCCGCCGTGCTGGAGGAGGAGATCGCCGACGCCGCGGCGGTGGCCCGCGGGGAGGTCGTCGCCGACCGCGTCGGGCGCCGCTCGGTCACCGCACCCCTCGAGGCCCCCTACGCCGCCGTCGGGATCGTGCCCGCCCTCTTCCACACCCAGGGCGGGCTCGCCGTCGACGCCGACGCCCGCGTGCTCGACCCGGCCGGGCGCCCGCTCGGCTCCCTCCACGCCTCGGGCGGCGCCGCGGTCGGGATGTCCGGCCACGGCGCCGCCGGCTACCTGGCCGGCAACGGCCTCCTGCCCGCCCTCGGCCTCGCCTACCGGGCGGCCGACCACGTGGCCTCCGCAGCCTCCACCCACCCCGTCAGGAAGGTTCACGCATGACGCACGACCTGATCCTCCGCAACGTCCGCGTCGTCCGTCCCGGCGTCGACGACGCCTCCCTCGGCGACATCGCCGTCGACGGCGGGCGAGTCACCGAGGTCGGACCCGACCTCGGGACGGATGCCCACGAGGTCGTCGACGGGCGCGGTCAGCTCGCGTTCCCCGGTGTCGTGGACGCCCACCAGCACTGGGGCATCTACAACCCGCTCGAGGAGGACACGGCCACCGAGAGCCGTGCGTGCGCCCAGGGCGGGGTGACCACCTCGCTGACCTACATGCGCACCGGGCAGTACTACCTGAACACCGGCGGGCCGTACTCCGAGTTCTTCCCGCGGGTGCTCGCTGCCTCGGACGGGCGCTCGTACGTCGACTACGCCTTCCACCTCGCGCCGATGTCGGCCGGGCACATCGACGAGATCCCGACGCTCGTGGACGAGCACGGCGTCACGTCGTTCAAGATCTTCATGTTCTACGGCAGCCACGGGCTGCACGGGCGGTCGAACGCCCAGAACGACTTCCTCATGATCCCCGAGGGCGAGCGCTACGACATCGCCCACTTCGAGTTCGTCATGCGCGGCATCCAGCGCGCCCGCGAGGGCCGGCCCGACATCGCCGACGCCATCTCGCTGTCGCTGCACTGCGAGACCGCCGAGATCATGACGGCGTACACGAAGATCGTGGAGCAGGAGGGGCGCCTGTCCGGCCTGGAGGCCTACAGCGCGTCGCGGCCGCCGCACTCGGAGGGGCTCGCCGTCACGATCGCCTCCTATCTCGCGCACGAGACCGGACTCCCGACGATCAACCTGCTCCACCTGTCGTCGGGAAAGGCGCTCGAGGCCGCCATGCTGATGGCGCAGACGTTCCCGCACGTCGACTTCCGGCGGGAGGTGACCGTCGGGCACCTGCTCGCCGACATCCACACCGCCGACGGCGTGGGCGGCAAGGTCAACCCGCCGCTGCGGCCGCGCGAGGACGTCGAGGCGCTGTGGCGGCACGTGCTCGCGGGTGACGTGTCGTGGGTCGTCTCCGACCACGCGTGCTGCAAGGAGGCGACGAAGTTCGGCGACGACCACGAGGACGTCTTCGCGGCCAAGTCCGGCTTCGGCGGCACCGAGTACCTGCTGCCCGGCCTCGTGGGGGAGGGGCTCAAGCGCGGACTGCCGCTGTCGCGGATCGCGGAACTGACCTCGACGGCCCCGGCGCAGCGGTTCGGGCTCGGCGCCACCAAGGGCGACCTGGCGCCGGGCTTCGACGCCGACATCGCCCTCGTCGACCCCGACCGCTCGTGGACCGTCGACCCGGCCGACTCCGAGTCGACCCAGGAGTACACGCCCTTCCGTGGGCTGGAGATCGGATCGACCGTCACGCGGACGTTCCTCCGTGGTCGGACGGTCTACGTCGACGGCGCGGTCGTCGGCGAGCCGCAGGGTCGCTTCCTGAGGAGGCCTACGGCCCTGTGAGTACCTTTCCGTGCCAGGACACGGAGAAGTACTCACAGGCGCGGAGCGCACATGACGGCGATGGAGGGCGGCGGGCGGTACAACGCCCACGCCTCGGCGCAGGCCGCGTCGGCGGAGTTCGCGCTCGACCTGGTGCGGGAGGCCGCGCGGACCGCGCCGGTCGGGCCGGACGGGACGGTCACCGTCGTCGACTACGGCGCCTCGGAGGGCCGCAACTCCCTGGCGCCCGTGAACGCCGCCGTCGAGACCCTCCGGGCGGTCCACGGCGAGGAGCAGCCGATCTGGGTGGTCCACACCGACCTGCCCGACAACGACTTCTCCTCGCTCTTCCACGTCGTCGCCGACGACTCGCGGAGCTACCGGCGGCCCGGCGTCCACACGGCGGCGGTCGGCCGGTCGTTCTACGAGCAGCTGCTCCCGATCGGCTCCGTCGGGCTCGGGTGGAGCTCGATCGCCGTGCACTGGCTGCGCGACGTCCCGGGGCCCCTCGACGGGTTCTGGCCGGGGAACGCGACCGGGGAGCAGGCTGCGACTTGGGAGCGCGCCGCGGCCGCCGACTGGTCCGCGTTCCTGACGGCGAGGTCGGCCGAGCTGCGGCCCGGGGCGCGGCTCGTGGTCGTCTCCGGTGCCGCGTACGACGACGAGCCGCCGCGGCGGTCGGGCGCGGAGCGGGTCATGGACGAGGTCGCCCGTGGTCTGGCGGCCCTCGTCGAGCGTGAGGTGCTGACCGTGGCGGAGCGGGACGCCATGGTGGTCCCGGCGTGGTACCGCACGGAGGTCGAGTGGCGGGCCCC contains:
- a CDS encoding cyclase family protein, coding for MTSATSTRALLDAIAGGVRTVELGQPLFTGMPCSPNHPGFRMTLIRRHGDMVRPDGGSASNEMIVTGGHVGTHVDALSHVSHEGCLHGGVAAHDAQVGGVHREHGAETIPPMITRGVLLDVAAARGVDSLAPGEAVTAEDLAAAGPEPRRGDVALVRTGWARHFGDAPTYLGQADGVPGVDESGARWLAERGVVAAGGDTTAFECIPPGAGHRVLPVHRILLVEHGIHIIEHLALEDASAEGLTEFLFVMAPLRIVGGTGSPVRPVAVVA
- a CDS encoding CaiB/BaiF CoA transferase family protein; its protein translation is MTALAGLKVLDVATLFAGPLAATLLGDHGADVIKIEHPRGDPSRTHGASKDGVGLWWKMLGRNKRSITLVLSTPEGQEVFRELAADADVIIENFRPGTLERWGLGPDVLRERNPGLVLARVTGFGQFGPYASRPGFGTLAEAMSGFAAITGEPDGPPTLPPFGLADGVTALTTAFAIMTALRAREQTGRGQDVDMAIIEPLLTVLGPQVIAYDQLGELQPRHGNRSSNNAPRNTYECADGRWVAVSTSAQSIAERVMRLVGRPELIDEPWFAAGWSRAQHADELDEAVGAWIAARDRDEVVAAFEKAEAAVAPIYTAADVLADPQYDALGSIVTVDDDELGPVRFQNVPFRLSETPGAIRTAGPALGRHTAEVLAEHGVDADRLAALRAAGAV
- a CDS encoding FAD-dependent oxidoreductase codes for the protein MADVDLLVAGAGGGLAGALRAAERGLQVVVAEANPHFRRGNNTAMSTAMIPGPGSRFQRAAGVEDSQERFLADVAAKTRGEADPVVAKTLAGVGAEVVEWLADHVGLPVELAAVDYPGHSVRRCHTLPGHHGSTLLRGLADAVEASSSIDLLVPARLTGLEPVPVSSDGAPRSERQEWRVTLTRPDGGSEQLTAAAVLLATNGYGASPELVGRHLPEIAGAAYHGSEYSTGDALRLGGELGAATGFLDAYQGHAGLSAAARTLVTWTTVMAGGIVVDADGRRFGDETVGYSEYAAMLAARPGARGWAVFDARIDAATQGFTDYRDVVEAGAVRWGATVPELADRIGVDPAVLEEEIADAAAVARGEVVADRVGRRSVTAPLEAPYAAVGIVPALFHTQGGLAVDADARVLDPAGRPLGSLHASGGAAVGMSGHGAAGYLAGNGLLPALGLAYRAADHVASAASTHPVRKVHA
- a CDS encoding MmgE/PrpD family protein, producing the protein MSTSVPREGNPRATRALESSPHDDGRTPAQQVADLAARVAREGLPAELRDDLAARTVDLLGNCLGARREEPGRIVSAVVDEWGGTGTSTSFADGSSLPAPSAALVNGTLAHSLDFDDTHLPSVLHPSAAVLPAAFAVAEAVGASGPAFLDAAAIGVELTCRLGMAGYDEELGNSVFFEYGQHATAICGAVGAAVAAGMLRGLSAEQLTSTIGIAASMGAGVIEANRTGGTVKRVHCGWAAHAGVAAADLARHGLTGPPTVLEGRFGFLQAFCGDRVRIDEVTEGLGERWETLRVFYKPYPCNHFTHAGIDAALALRDRGVRPDDVERLVLGIPAPVMRTIAEPPEEKARPRSGYHGAFSGPYTVAAALTGDRGGLGVSHADFTDAAAADPARLDLASRVECVPDDEATAGFPRAFPAVLTAHLHSGETLTERVRDNRGGPYRPLSPAEHGTKFAMNGGTRELADRVWDLRGDLSPRDLAAELRSYQRND
- a CDS encoding IclR family transcriptional regulator, encoding MPEQTGGTEATARVADVLLLFVDGPSSQGVSHIARELGLSKAVVHRILTSLAGRGMVALDPVTREYRLGPAAAAIGARALRESDLRQAALPLLRELRDETRETATLSTPVPHGRVYLDQVVGTHEIKMTVELGRRFPLHAGSSGKCMLAFLSAEERDQVLAEPLESLTPGTVVDPAVLRPELDRIVAAGYAASMGERQADAGSVAAPVFGVSGEVLGAISVCGPRYRVTDEFVTAIAPRVVAVADRISHRLGAAPRRPERTA
- a CDS encoding MFS transporter: MPTRFRWVTIGLIVALIVINYIDRSAISYAVTPFKTEFGITDTQYGVVSSVFSIGYAVFAFLSGPLVDRFGPRKVLITAVGLFSLTTALVPLAGGFVGLLLIRIVLGAAEAPAFPAATRTAGRWLPAAERGFALALIGGVAVSGSLLIAGPLLTQLIGAVGWRGMFWVIGGLGLLWIVVAIGLLRSAPEDAPQVNDAERALILAGREAEVSHEAPTGTDWGAILRNRNLWICAIGYFSWGFMFWGFMYWLPQFLSTSYGLSIKAVGAFSIAPWAAGVVGALVGGFLVDRVYRRTRSVRSRYTIMGVALLCSGASLIPVFLDPTLTVALIFISCGVGFGFVTGGIWWVASIDAEPNQPGTAAGFADAAFAISGVIAPVAMGAIVQSTGTFTSGFVTMSVLALIGALLMLFATKEPERTAAPRSATESV
- a CDS encoding dihydroorotase, with amino-acid sequence MTHDLILRNVRVVRPGVDDASLGDIAVDGGRVTEVGPDLGTDAHEVVDGRGQLAFPGVVDAHQHWGIYNPLEEDTATESRACAQGGVTTSLTYMRTGQYYLNTGGPYSEFFPRVLAASDGRSYVDYAFHLAPMSAGHIDEIPTLVDEHGVTSFKIFMFYGSHGLHGRSNAQNDFLMIPEGERYDIAHFEFVMRGIQRAREGRPDIADAISLSLHCETAEIMTAYTKIVEQEGRLSGLEAYSASRPPHSEGLAVTIASYLAHETGLPTINLLHLSSGKALEAAMLMAQTFPHVDFRREVTVGHLLADIHTADGVGGKVNPPLRPREDVEALWRHVLAGDVSWVVSDHACCKEATKFGDDHEDVFAAKSGFGGTEYLLPGLVGEGLKRGLPLSRIAELTSTAPAQRFGLGATKGDLAPGFDADIALVDPDRSWTVDPADSESTQEYTPFRGLEIGSTVTRTFLRGRTVYVDGAVVGEPQGRFLRRPTAL
- a CDS encoding aldolase/citrate lyase family protein, with protein sequence MSGYGVARSWLYVPGHRPDLVAKALAGDAEAVVVDLEDAVPVGSKVLAREALAGLTSTKPLWVRMNRPDDEEGRLDLEALAGLPLDGVRVPKATDPAVVTDVAQALGRPLHLLLESALGVERAFELARAHDDVVGLSLGEADLAADLRVRDRTALEWARQRVVVASRAGGLASPVAPVWTDVADLTGLAADSASARERGFHGRSVIHPRQVPVVHRAFTPSADELARARALLASLEDSTETAFLDADGRFVDPAVVAGARALLAQNQET